The segment ACGATGCGGCCGTCATTTGGGTCGATCAGTAGCATAACGGCGCCGTGCTGGGTGAACATCATGCGAAACTGCTCTTCGCTTTTGCGCAAAGCTTCTTCGGCGGCCTTGCGCTCGGAAATGTCGCGCACCACCGCCAGCACCCTTCCTTTGCCGCCGATCTCGGTCTTTTTCAGACTCACCTCGACCCAAAAAATTTCGCCGTTTTTCCTTTTCGCCAGCCATTCAAAGGTCTGCGGTCCTTTTTCGATGGCAAGGCGAATACGGCGCTGAGCTTCTTCCTCGGTGAAAGGCGGAATATTTGCGCTGAGGTCGCCGATATTTCCGGCAAGAATTTCTTCCGCGCAGTTGTAACCGTACATCTCTACAGTGCGGTCATTGACCATGATCATCTTACCGGTGGCGGCGTCGTCAATAAAAATCGCTTCGTTGGTCGAATTTATAATTTCTTGGAACTCCCGCGCAGCTCGTTTGGCATCTTCTTCTGCTTTAACGCGTTGGGTAATATCGGTAATCAGTCCTTCCAGATGGTTAAGCCTTCCGTCGATCCAAATGCCGTGGCCGCGTTCCCAAACGTGTTTAATAGATCCATTCTTTGTAATAATGCGGTATTCAAGCTCATACAACTGTTGTTTGGCCAGAGCATCATTAACGATTCTCCGAACCTCTGCGCGATCGTCCGGATGAATAATGGATTCATAGGAAATTACCCGATTATGCAAAAGTTCTTCCGGTGCATAGCCCGTCAAATCGAGCGCCCCCTGACTGACAAAAATCATGGTCCAATTTTCATCGTTGAGGCAGGAATAGACCATGCCCTGCAGGTTACTGAGGAGCGTCTTTAACTGACGCTCTCTTTCGGCCAGCGCATTCTGAAT is part of the candidate division KSB1 bacterium genome and harbors:
- a CDS encoding PAS domain S-box protein → MKETVKIVVVDDDAAIVEITCKLLEQAGYQTFAAYNGREAIEAAKALHPQMMLLDVNLPDISGFEICRQLRSDPQFEEMFIVILSSTYTDSESAAKGLELGADGYIFRPIGNRELVERIKAYLRIQQAEQRLKRIAQEWQTTFDSVNDAVFLTDADGSVIRCNRAAAEFAGRPAGELIGRKWWEVVHHLDQKIDDCPLSDVRETLERRSIVQEINGRRFHLSVDPVIGGDGRFIGTVHVITDITEEFQIQNALAERERQLKTLLSNLQGMVYSCLNDENWTMIFVSQGALDLTGYAPEELLHNRVISYESIIHPDDRAEVRRIVNDALAKQQLYELEYRIITKNGSIKHVWERGHGIWIDGRLNHLEGLITDITQRVKAEEDAKRAAREFQEIINSTNEAIFIDDAATGKMIMVNDRTVEMYGYNCAEEILAGNIGDLSANIPPFTEEEAQRRIRLAIEKGPQTFEWLAKRKNGEIFWVEVSLKKTEIGGKGRVLAVVRDISERKAAEEALRKSEEQFRMMFTQHGAVMLLIDPNDGRIV